One Streptomyces sp. NBC_01237 genomic region harbors:
- a CDS encoding heparin lyase I family protein, with the protein MIRLPKVSTALCAGALLVPVLSPHAPGSDPEPISLVSSAAARATTEKLRVDYETGTVDSGVEALTTTHATAPDASGVAQPAHGGSYAVQHKVTLGDPEYESDGAPRSESATDLLASGRFVVGDVQRYEFSVLLKDWQPYAPGDSESGDIVFQGKYAGGNVPAFYLMTKRNEVAFRSPHLNRQSTVVADLRPYVNTWMNFRVDARWTTDETGYFRVSVRLPGRSAHQPVVSYENVRTYRPGNPADHGYLKWGLYRPSQSIENGDVPTRIVQHDDIRVFDLS; encoded by the coding sequence ATGATCAGGCTTCCGAAGGTGTCGACCGCCCTCTGCGCGGGGGCGCTGCTGGTTCCCGTCCTGTCGCCGCATGCGCCGGGATCCGATCCGGAACCGATCTCGCTCGTCAGCTCCGCGGCAGCACGGGCCACCACCGAGAAGCTGCGCGTGGACTACGAGACCGGAACCGTGGACTCGGGAGTGGAGGCCCTGACCACGACACACGCGACGGCGCCGGACGCCTCCGGCGTCGCGCAGCCCGCACACGGCGGCTCGTACGCGGTCCAGCACAAGGTGACGCTCGGCGATCCGGAATACGAGTCCGACGGCGCGCCGCGCAGCGAGAGCGCGACGGACCTGCTCGCATCGGGTCGCTTCGTCGTGGGTGACGTGCAGCGCTACGAGTTCAGCGTGCTGCTCAAGGACTGGCAGCCGTACGCGCCGGGAGACAGCGAGTCGGGGGACATCGTCTTCCAGGGCAAGTACGCGGGGGGCAATGTCCCCGCGTTCTACCTCATGACGAAGCGCAATGAGGTGGCATTCCGGTCGCCGCACCTGAACCGGCAGTCGACCGTCGTGGCGGATCTCCGTCCCTATGTGAACACGTGGATGAACTTCCGCGTGGATGCGCGCTGGACCACCGACGAGACGGGCTACTTCCGGGTCTCCGTGCGGCTTCCGGGCCGGTCCGCCCATCAGCCGGTCGTCTCGTACGAGAACGTGCGCACCTACCGGCCGGGGAATCCCGCCGATCACGGCTACCTCAAGTGGGGGCTCTACCGTCCCTCGCAGTCGATCGAGAACGGTGACGTACCCACGCGGATCGTCCAGCACGACGACATCCGCGTCTTCGACCTGTCCTGA
- a CDS encoding ABC transporter substrate-binding protein: MFRRRLTAMVCSVAALGLLATGCGDSDNGKPTAAKGTGEITFWSFVKGSDKVAEAFNRTHPDIKVTFEAVPSGQEYYSKLTNAVKAGTVPDVAVVEYPQLPEFATQGKLEELGESLGPLVKDHFPESVRQLVELGGQTWGVPRDAAPLMLYYRSDFFKSHGIDVPKTWDEYRNMTGQVKKADPKARGGVLNTDNPGLLTALAWQAGSQWFDTEKDSWKVSLTDAPSRKVADYWGDLARQDLVHSLSSLDPFWTSVQQSRTVAYVCASWCAGAQQATVADQKGKWSVAPVPTWDGKPASAMYGGSSFVVPKGAENSAAAAEFIKWITTDPEGMKAWVSSGTSSMFPADPRLVPVTEAAFPTDYFGGQDVYAVGGKSYEAVRPGWMWGPVMGTTNTAVVDQLPKVAEGRVKLFDVLTGAQQATVKDMERRGMKVSP; encoded by the coding sequence ATGTTTCGTAGACGACTGACAGCGATGGTCTGCTCCGTCGCGGCACTTGGCCTGCTGGCCACAGGGTGCGGAGACTCGGACAACGGGAAGCCCACGGCGGCGAAGGGCACGGGAGAGATCACCTTCTGGTCCTTCGTCAAGGGCTCCGACAAGGTGGCGGAGGCCTTCAACCGGACCCACCCGGACATCAAGGTGACCTTCGAGGCGGTGCCCTCGGGCCAGGAGTACTACTCCAAGCTCACGAACGCCGTGAAGGCCGGCACCGTACCGGATGTCGCGGTGGTCGAGTACCCGCAGCTGCCGGAGTTCGCCACTCAGGGCAAGCTGGAGGAACTGGGCGAGTCTCTCGGCCCCCTGGTCAAGGACCATTTCCCTGAATCCGTACGGCAGTTGGTAGAGCTGGGGGGCCAGACGTGGGGTGTTCCCCGCGACGCCGCGCCGCTGATGCTCTACTACCGGAGCGACTTCTTCAAGAGCCACGGGATCGACGTCCCCAAGACATGGGACGAGTACCGGAACATGACCGGCCAGGTGAAGAAGGCGGACCCGAAAGCGCGCGGCGGGGTGCTGAACACCGACAACCCGGGACTGCTGACCGCCCTCGCCTGGCAGGCCGGATCCCAGTGGTTCGATACGGAGAAGGACTCCTGGAAGGTGTCCTTGACCGACGCTCCCTCCCGGAAGGTCGCCGACTACTGGGGTGACCTCGCCCGGCAGGACCTCGTCCACTCGCTGAGTTCGCTCGACCCGTTCTGGACGAGTGTCCAGCAGAGCCGGACCGTCGCCTACGTCTGTGCGAGCTGGTGCGCGGGAGCCCAGCAGGCGACCGTCGCCGACCAGAAGGGCAAGTGGTCGGTGGCCCCGGTCCCGACCTGGGACGGCAAGCCTGCCTCCGCCATGTACGGCGGCTCCTCCTTCGTCGTCCCGAAGGGCGCCGAGAACAGCGCGGCCGCCGCCGAGTTCATCAAGTGGATCACCACCGACCCCGAGGGCATGAAGGCGTGGGTCTCCTCCGGCACCAGCAGTATGTTCCCCGCCGATCCCCGTCTCGTGCCGGTCACCGAGGCCGCCTTCCCCACCGACTACTTCGGCGGCCAGGACGTGTACGCCGTGGGCGGCAAGTCCTACGAAGCAGTCCGGCCGGGCTGGATGTGGGGCCCTGTCATGGGAACCACCAACACAGCCGTCGTCGACCAGCTCCCGAAGGTCGCCGAGGGCAGGGTGAAGCTCTTCGACGTCCTCACCGGCGCCCAGCAGGCCACCGTCAAGGACATGGAACGTCGCGGGATGAAGGTCTCCCCGTAG
- a CDS encoding outer membrane protein assembly factor BamB family protein: MTDSPSPSRRRLLQAGGAFGLATAAGSLLAPRAVAAAGAAPSTVVTDLGPGLVQFSLMSGLLVGDTVYIGSRNLTPSSVVGFHLPSRKVVSSTHLGAGPEPSVQALAADPTGRYLYIGVLVKADQGRPNLYRWDLKTPDKPAVAIGRTEDRDIRDLAVAPDGTVFAVGGVPGKAPVLWEYDPATGVVTDRGAPDPKATLARAVAATDTTVFFGAGSVLAGGSGASRASLFAFDRQTRTFTSIVPKEMEKDPSLRELAVVDGHLIVGTSGGVDPAKVAVMDLEDLSSYTVVATEGKVVKTFAADEERFYFASETGVHAYSKANRTISPVQFTGPDLGEIWGVDHVDGKLAVVSGYGFVAEIDVSARTSVVTDLHDAGAKAGPQAGMGIAAGRGYVYLGGNGAVSRRDLKSGEVVNLRAPGEAKDAEVIDGVLYTGQYNAQGIWRYSPSARRQPQQAASFPSEQNRPLDTSWDPDNGLLLVGVQSDTEGGGALWTYSPKTGKSASYVNPIDDIQLVRAVANRDGVAYLGGDNASKEGPRATVVAVDPVTGKEQWRLDPQQTAGVAALAVQGRNLYGLTTKGGLFVVDRRTRKVVHSADVSSVSKGFAAMVTNRGAVYGVSDTTLFRFHPKTFAVSTVVADINGAWYSGPHVNAHGGLLYTLRGSSLVAVDDRPSR, encoded by the coding sequence ATGACCGACTCTCCCTCCCCCAGCAGGCGCCGACTGCTCCAGGCCGGTGGCGCGTTCGGGCTGGCCACTGCCGCCGGATCTCTCCTCGCTCCCCGGGCCGTCGCGGCAGCCGGTGCGGCGCCCTCGACGGTGGTGACCGATCTGGGACCGGGTCTGGTCCAGTTCTCACTGATGAGCGGACTGCTGGTCGGCGACACCGTCTATATCGGCTCGCGCAATCTGACCCCCTCCAGCGTCGTCGGGTTCCATCTGCCGAGCCGGAAGGTGGTGTCGTCCACCCACCTCGGCGCAGGGCCCGAGCCCTCCGTCCAGGCACTCGCGGCGGACCCCACCGGCCGGTACCTCTACATCGGCGTCCTGGTCAAGGCCGACCAGGGCAGGCCGAATCTCTACCGGTGGGACCTGAAGACGCCCGACAAGCCCGCCGTGGCCATCGGCAGGACCGAGGACCGCGACATCCGGGATCTGGCGGTCGCCCCCGACGGTACGGTCTTCGCCGTGGGCGGCGTCCCGGGGAAGGCACCCGTCCTGTGGGAGTACGACCCGGCCACCGGCGTTGTCACCGACCGGGGCGCCCCCGACCCGAAGGCGACCCTGGCCAGGGCGGTCGCGGCCACGGACACCACCGTCTTCTTCGGGGCGGGCAGCGTCCTCGCCGGCGGGAGCGGCGCGAGCAGGGCGTCTCTGTTCGCCTTTGACCGGCAGACCCGCACGTTCACCTCGATCGTGCCCAAGGAGATGGAGAAGGACCCCAGCCTGCGTGAACTCGCTGTCGTGGACGGTCACCTGATCGTCGGCACGTCGGGCGGAGTCGATCCCGCGAAGGTGGCCGTGATGGACCTGGAGGACCTCTCCTCGTACACCGTGGTGGCCACCGAGGGCAAGGTCGTCAAGACGTTCGCCGCCGACGAGGAGCGGTTCTACTTCGCCTCCGAGACGGGAGTGCACGCCTACTCGAAGGCGAACAGGACCATCTCCCCCGTGCAGTTCACCGGACCGGACCTCGGCGAGATCTGGGGCGTGGACCACGTCGACGGGAAGCTGGCGGTCGTCTCGGGCTACGGTTTCGTCGCCGAGATCGATGTGTCGGCCCGTACGTCGGTGGTCACCGACCTGCACGACGCGGGAGCGAAGGCGGGACCGCAAGCGGGCATGGGGATCGCCGCCGGCCGCGGCTATGTCTACCTCGGCGGCAACGGCGCCGTCTCCCGGCGCGATCTGAAGAGCGGCGAGGTCGTCAACCTGCGGGCACCCGGTGAGGCCAAGGACGCCGAAGTGATCGATGGTGTCCTGTACACCGGCCAGTACAACGCGCAGGGCATCTGGCGCTACTCCCCTTCCGCACGACGGCAGCCGCAGCAGGCCGCGAGTTTCCCCAGCGAGCAGAACCGCCCGCTGGACACCTCGTGGGACCCGGACAACGGGCTGCTGCTCGTCGGCGTGCAGTCCGACACCGAGGGCGGCGGCGCTCTGTGGACATACTCGCCGAAGACCGGGAAGTCGGCCTCCTACGTCAATCCGATCGACGACATCCAGCTCGTCCGGGCCGTGGCCAACCGGGACGGCGTCGCCTACCTGGGCGGCGACAACGCCTCGAAGGAGGGACCGCGCGCCACGGTCGTCGCCGTCGATCCGGTCACCGGAAAGGAGCAGTGGCGTCTCGATCCGCAGCAGACGGCGGGCGTGGCGGCCCTGGCGGTGCAGGGCCGGAACCTCTACGGACTCACCACGAAGGGCGGTCTGTTCGTCGTCGACCGGCGGACCCGGAAGGTGGTGCACAGCGCTGACGTCAGCAGCGTCAGCAAGGGCTTCGCCGCCATGGTCACCAACCGGGGGGCCGTCTACGGCGTCTCGGACACCACCCTCTTCCGCTTCCACCCGAAGACGTTCGCCGTCAGTACGGTCGTCGCCGACATCAATGGGGCCTGGTACAGCGGCCCGCATGTCAACGCGCACGGAGGACTGCTCTACACGCTCCGCGGTTCCAGCCTCGTCGCGGTCGACGACAGGCCTTCGCGCTGA
- a CDS encoding substrate-binding domain-containing protein, translating into MLADERREAILRAVEHQGSITVKALAEEMGVSAVTLRQDVRELAGRGLLTRVHGGARALAAAHPAPSEAPAPGPPPTAETYAVGLVVPPGGYYYAEVIRGVQNAARSRGVRIVLAVSGESLAENREQVRQLMADGIDSLLLMLHPGLRPLDEAEQWLSTLEVPAVLVERRAGIRAGRLEQVASDHAYGAALAVRHLAGLGYDRVALVARVESPNTALLSAGYADAVAAMGLRPGPEYRIVTHGDAAPADARFDEVVRAVESGEVRAALVHNDIDAIALVGLLRARGLRVPEDLALVTYDDEVAELSEVPLTAVAPPKQAVGAWALDLAVRRLSDPATPLAEILLRPELRVRASCGAERRAGV; encoded by the coding sequence GTGTTGGCTGACGAGCGGCGGGAAGCGATCCTGCGTGCGGTGGAGCACCAGGGTTCGATCACCGTGAAGGCGCTGGCGGAGGAGATGGGGGTCTCCGCCGTGACCCTGCGCCAGGACGTACGGGAGCTGGCCGGCCGGGGACTGCTGACCCGGGTGCACGGCGGGGCCAGGGCCCTGGCCGCGGCGCATCCCGCTCCGTCGGAGGCCCCGGCCCCCGGCCCCCCGCCCACCGCGGAGACGTACGCCGTCGGCCTGGTGGTGCCGCCGGGCGGCTACTACTACGCGGAGGTGATCCGCGGCGTACAGAACGCGGCCCGCTCGCGCGGCGTCCGGATCGTGCTCGCCGTCTCCGGGGAGTCCCTGGCGGAGAACCGGGAGCAGGTCCGCCAGCTCATGGCCGACGGGATCGACAGCCTGCTGCTGATGCTGCACCCGGGCCTGCGCCCGCTGGACGAGGCCGAGCAGTGGTTGAGCACCCTTGAGGTGCCGGCCGTGCTGGTGGAGCGCAGGGCGGGGATCCGGGCGGGCAGGCTGGAGCAGGTGGCCTCCGATCACGCCTACGGAGCGGCGCTGGCGGTACGCCATCTCGCCGGGCTCGGGTACGACCGGGTGGCCCTGGTCGCGAGAGTCGAGAGCCCCAACACGGCTCTGCTCAGCGCCGGGTACGCCGACGCCGTGGCGGCCATGGGGCTGCGGCCGGGGCCGGAGTACCGCATCGTCACCCATGGCGATGCGGCTCCGGCCGACGCACGTTTCGACGAGGTGGTCCGGGCCGTGGAATCCGGTGAGGTCCGGGCGGCGCTGGTGCACAACGACATCGACGCCATCGCCCTCGTCGGCCTCCTGCGCGCACGGGGGCTGCGGGTGCCGGAGGACCTGGCCCTGGTCACCTACGACGACGAGGTGGCCGAGTTGAGCGAGGTGCCTCTCACCGCGGTGGCACCCCCCAAACAGGCGGTGGGGGCGTGGGCGCTGGACCTGGCGGTACGCAGGCTGTCCGACCCCGCCACGCCGCTGGCGGAGATCCTGCTCCGCCCGGAACTGCGGGTCCGCGCGTCCTGTGGTGCCGAACGTCGTGCGGGCGTATGA
- a CDS encoding carbohydrate ABC transporter permease, with the protein MTRNAPASTTAPERKAGGGPLRRGPGNRSSVLLSKAGVTAMLGLAALYTLLPMLWLVLSSTKSREDLFATNGFAPGNDFALVDNLTYLFEADNGIFLRWLLNTILYAGVGGLLATVFGVAAGYAFDKLVFPGKERLFSLVLLGVMVPGTAMAIPLYLIAAKAGLVNSFWGVFVPGLVFPFGVYLARVFSASYIPDEVLEAARMDGAGEFRIFCRVALPMIAPGFVTIFLFQFTQIWNSFFLPLVMLSDKDLFPVNLGLYVWYSSALSQGHPQDYLLAIVGSLVSVVPLVVLFLMLQRFWKSGMTAGAVK; encoded by the coding sequence ATGACACGCAACGCCCCGGCGTCCACCACGGCCCCGGAGCGGAAGGCCGGGGGCGGGCCGCTCCGGCGCGGGCCCGGAAACCGTTCATCGGTCCTGCTGTCCAAGGCCGGCGTGACCGCGATGCTGGGTCTCGCCGCCCTCTACACACTGCTGCCGATGCTCTGGCTGGTCCTGTCGTCCACCAAGAGCCGCGAGGACCTCTTCGCCACGAACGGCTTCGCACCGGGCAACGACTTCGCGCTCGTCGACAACCTCACGTACCTGTTCGAGGCCGACAACGGTATTTTCCTGCGCTGGTTGCTCAACACGATCCTGTACGCCGGTGTCGGCGGGCTGCTGGCGACGGTGTTCGGTGTGGCCGCCGGATACGCGTTCGACAAGCTGGTCTTCCCCGGCAAGGAGAGGCTCTTCTCCCTCGTTCTGCTGGGCGTGATGGTGCCCGGAACGGCCATGGCGATACCGCTCTACCTGATCGCGGCCAAGGCCGGTCTGGTGAACAGCTTCTGGGGCGTGTTCGTCCCCGGTCTCGTGTTCCCGTTCGGCGTGTACCTGGCCCGGGTCTTCAGCGCGTCCTACATCCCCGACGAGGTCCTTGAGGCCGCCCGGATGGACGGGGCCGGCGAGTTCAGGATCTTCTGCCGGGTCGCCCTGCCCATGATCGCGCCCGGCTTCGTGACCATCTTCCTCTTCCAGTTCACCCAGATCTGGAACAGCTTCTTCCTGCCCCTGGTGATGCTGTCCGACAAGGACCTCTTCCCGGTCAACCTCGGTCTGTACGTCTGGTACTCCTCCGCGCTCTCCCAGGGACATCCGCAGGACTACCTGCTGGCGATCGTCGGATCGCTGGTGTCCGTGGTTCCCCTGGTCGTCCTCTTCCTGATGCTCCAGCGGTTCTGGAAGTCCGGCATGACAGCCGGCGCCGTCAAGTAG
- a CDS encoding carbohydrate ABC transporter permease, producing MTSPSARAQRRTAALLLAPFFVLFAAVTLAPLFYAGWMSLFTTHTSGLGFGGTEEVFAGLDNYVHALSDPAFRGGFLTIAAYVAIYIPVMIGGALVLALLLDTALAKARAFFQLALFLPHAVPGLIAALIWVYLYTPGLSPVIDFLGAGGLDIDFLSADNAVYSAANIAVWEWIGYNMVIFYAALQAVPGEALDAAKIDGAGGIRTALSIKVPMIRPAIALAVLFTVIGSVQLFTEPKVIYSASSSIGSSWTPNMFVQTAAFTHNDFGLAAAASLLIALFAAVLSFLVTRISRSRSQS from the coding sequence GTGACAAGCCCGTCAGCCCGCGCCCAGCGCCGTACCGCCGCACTGCTCCTGGCACCGTTCTTCGTCCTCTTCGCCGCCGTCACCCTCGCGCCGCTGTTCTATGCCGGCTGGATGAGTCTGTTCACCACCCATACCTCCGGCCTCGGCTTCGGTGGCACGGAAGAGGTCTTCGCCGGACTGGACAACTACGTACACGCGTTGTCGGACCCGGCGTTCCGCGGCGGTTTCCTCACGATCGCCGCGTATGTCGCCATCTATATCCCGGTGATGATCGGTGGCGCACTCGTCCTCGCCCTGCTGCTGGACACGGCGCTGGCCAAGGCGCGGGCCTTCTTCCAGCTGGCCCTGTTCCTCCCGCACGCGGTGCCCGGTCTGATCGCGGCACTCATCTGGGTCTACCTGTACACGCCCGGGCTGAGCCCGGTGATCGACTTCCTCGGCGCCGGCGGTCTCGACATCGACTTCCTGTCGGCGGACAACGCGGTGTACTCCGCTGCCAACATCGCCGTCTGGGAGTGGATCGGCTACAACATGGTCATCTTCTACGCCGCCCTGCAGGCGGTGCCGGGCGAGGCCCTGGACGCGGCGAAGATCGACGGTGCGGGAGGTATCCGTACCGCCCTGTCCATCAAGGTGCCGATGATCCGCCCGGCCATCGCTCTGGCCGTGCTGTTCACCGTGATCGGATCGGTCCAGCTCTTCACGGAGCCGAAGGTCATCTACAGCGCCTCCAGCTCGATCGGCAGCAGCTGGACGCCCAACATGTTCGTCCAGACCGCCGCCTTCACCCACAACGACTTCGGTCTGGCGGCAGCGGCCTCGCTGCTCATCGCGCTGTTCGCCGCGGTGCTGTCATTCCTCGTCACCCGTATTTCGCGCAGCAGGAGCCAGTCGTGA
- a CDS encoding helix-turn-helix domain-containing protein, with protein sequence MTPETPQLTAAGIDPFDESVYRAVLTRRTAAPAELTADLCCSAERVARALDRLRDHGLVGRLSGSRRRYAAIEPGAAVEALVRARSNELERVRSAADELSRLFAAARTGATYEDEVEITTGSEALGRWFVRLQQEAHEDVMTLDRPPYALTTSNPVEATALGRGVRYRAVYAPEALEWPGVLDDIRELVRHGEQARVLPGLGIKLAIADRKLALMPLSLDLKGVRAAVIRPSTLLDALTDYWEMCWERALPLNAPAEDPLGEEDRLVLTLLVSGLKDEAIARQLGWSVRTMRRRISRLHDLLGAANRFQAGVIAARRGWL encoded by the coding sequence ATGACTCCCGAAACACCGCAACTCACGGCGGCAGGCATCGATCCGTTCGACGAGAGCGTCTACCGCGCCGTCCTGACCCGGCGGACGGCGGCGCCCGCCGAACTCACCGCGGATCTGTGCTGTTCGGCCGAGCGCGTCGCCAGGGCGCTGGACCGGCTCCGTGACCACGGGCTGGTCGGCCGCCTCTCCGGTTCCCGCCGCCGCTACGCGGCGATCGAGCCGGGCGCCGCGGTCGAGGCGCTGGTGCGGGCCAGAAGCAATGAGCTGGAGCGGGTCCGTTCTGCGGCCGACGAGCTGTCCCGGCTGTTCGCCGCCGCGCGCACCGGTGCGACGTACGAGGACGAGGTGGAGATCACCACCGGCAGCGAGGCGCTCGGCCGCTGGTTCGTCCGCCTTCAACAGGAGGCCCACGAGGACGTGATGACCCTGGACCGGCCGCCGTACGCCCTGACCACCTCCAACCCGGTGGAGGCGACGGCGCTCGGCCGCGGCGTACGGTACCGCGCGGTCTACGCTCCCGAGGCCCTGGAATGGCCGGGCGTGCTCGACGACATCCGCGAGCTGGTCCGGCACGGCGAACAGGCCCGCGTCCTGCCCGGCCTGGGCATCAAACTCGCCATCGCCGACCGCAAGCTCGCCCTGATGCCGCTCTCCCTCGACCTCAAGGGGGTGCGCGCCGCGGTGATCCGCCCCTCCACTCTGCTCGATGCCCTCACCGACTACTGGGAAATGTGCTGGGAGCGGGCACTGCCCCTCAACGCCCCGGCGGAGGACCCCCTCGGCGAGGAGGACCGGCTCGTCCTCACCCTCCTGGTCAGCGGTCTCAAGGACGAGGCGATAGCCCGCCAGCTCGGCTGGTCCGTCCGCACCATGCGCCGCCGCATCAGCCGGCTGCACGACCTCCTCGGCGCCGCCAACCGCTTCCAGGCCGGAGTGATCGCGGCCCGCCGCGGCTGGTTGTGA
- a CDS encoding hydroxyacid dehydrogenase, giving the protein MGRRHHDALFPPAALDRLTRHVDIDPQFVTEDFERIPDPATVDLLITSWGCPPLDDAVLARMPALKAVVHAAGSVKHHVTDACWDRGLLVSTAAAANAVPVAEYTVAAILFANKRVLEIGGLYREHRETLDWAAHYPGFGNYRRTVGLVGASLVGRRVLELLRPHDFDVLLADPHLDPAAARSMGARLVELDDMLAVSDVVSLHAPALPETHHLLDARRLSLLRDGATLVNTGRGSLIDTEALTAEASSGRIHAVLDVTDPEVLPATSPLYSLPNVLLTPHIAGSLGGELQRITRSALDEVERYCAGQEFAYPVTRAALSTSA; this is encoded by the coding sequence ATGGGCCGCCGGCACCACGACGCCCTCTTCCCTCCGGCCGCGCTCGACCGGCTGACGCGTCATGTCGACATCGACCCGCAGTTCGTCACGGAGGACTTCGAACGGATTCCGGACCCGGCCACCGTCGACCTCCTGATCACGTCCTGGGGATGCCCCCCGCTCGACGACGCCGTGCTGGCCCGGATGCCCGCGCTGAAGGCGGTCGTGCACGCGGCGGGGAGCGTCAAGCACCATGTGACGGACGCGTGCTGGGACCGCGGACTCCTCGTCTCCACCGCGGCCGCCGCCAACGCCGTACCCGTCGCCGAGTACACGGTCGCCGCCATCCTCTTCGCCAACAAGCGCGTGCTGGAGATCGGCGGGCTCTACCGCGAGCACCGGGAGACCCTGGACTGGGCGGCGCACTACCCCGGCTTCGGCAATTACCGCAGGACGGTCGGCCTGGTGGGCGCTTCCCTCGTGGGACGCCGGGTGCTGGAACTGCTTCGGCCCCACGACTTCGACGTCCTGTTGGCGGATCCCCACCTCGACCCCGCTGCGGCCCGGTCGATGGGAGCCCGGCTCGTCGAACTCGACGACATGCTGGCGGTCTCCGACGTCGTCTCGCTGCACGCCCCCGCCCTGCCCGAGACCCACCATCTGCTGGATGCCCGCAGACTGTCGCTCCTGCGGGACGGCGCCACCCTCGTCAACACGGGGCGGGGCTCGCTCATCGACACCGAGGCCCTCACCGCCGAGGCGTCGTCGGGACGCATCCACGCCGTCCTCGACGTCACCGACCCCGAAGTGCTGCCGGCGACCTCACCGCTGTACTCGCTGCCGAACGTCCTCCTGACCCCGCACATCGCCGGCTCACTCGGCGGTGAGCTCCAGCGCATCACCCGCAGTGCCCTGGACGAGGTGGAACGCTACTGCGCCGGCCAGGAGTTCGCGTACCCCGTGACCCGTGCGGCCCTGAGCACGTCGGCCTGA